A stretch of Anas platyrhynchos isolate ZD024472 breed Pekin duck chromosome 29, IASCAAS_PekinDuck_T2T, whole genome shotgun sequence DNA encodes these proteins:
- the S1PR4 gene encoding sphingosine 1-phosphate receptor 4 codes for MDGPGLSWLVNRSFPFPLGSAQYPELRLDLLDRKGSCLQLAAMRNVNIILQHYNFTGKLTNRQSRDEGMGLIRTTFVIISCIIILENLLVLLAILRCLRARRWVYSCIASITVSDLLAGVAYLSNLCLSGKKTFQLSPQLWFLREGILFIALAASTFSLLVTAIERYSAMVRPIAENEASKTLRLRGLIISCWLLAFIIGLLPLLGWNCLCDFNACSVLLPLYSKNYILFSVVMFSIILLGIIGLYISIFQLVQASSKQTTSRHSRKRSLRLLKTVLMILGAFIICWSPLFALMLFDVFCETQTCRLLHSLDWTLALAMLNSGVNPIIYSLRSVEVRRAVGSLLCCCCLRVGLCKPGDCLVITDINSGSSTESSLRYRESFRSSVALNARPRAPLSSNSSMMSNLPSL; via the coding sequence ATGGATGGCCCAGGGCTGAGCTGGCTGGTGAATcgctccttcccctttccactGGGCTCTGCTCAATATCCTGAGCTCAGATTGGACCTCCTCGACAGGAAAGGTTCCTGCTTGCAGCTGGCTGCCATGAGGAATGTGAACATCATCCTGCAGCACTATAACTTCACAGGAAAGCTGACCAACCGGCAGTCCCGGGACGAGGGCATGGGCCTCATCCGCACAACCTTTGTCATCATCAGCTGCATCATCATCCTGGAGAACCTGCTCGTGCTGCTGGCCATCCTGCGGTGCCTGCGAGCCCGGCGCTGGGTCTACTCCTGCATTGCCAGCATCACCGTGAGCGACCTGCTTGCAGGCGTTGCCTACCTTTCTAATCTCTGCCTCTCAGGCAAGAAGACCTTCCAGCTTTCACCTCAGCTCTGGTTCCTCCGGGAAGGCATCCTCTTCATCGCGCTGGCTGCTTCCACCTTCAGCTTGCTTGTGACGGCCATTGAGCGCTACAGTGCCATGGTAAGGCCAATTGCTGAGAACGAAGCCAGCAAGACCCTGCGCTTGCGCGGGCTCATTATCTCCTGCTGGCTTCTGGCCTTCATTATTGGGCTGCTTCCGCTGCTGGGCTGGAACTGTCTGTGCGACTTCAATGCCTGCTCTGTTCTCCTGCCTCTCTACTCCAAGAACTACATCCTCTTCTCTGTGGTCATGTTCAGCATCATCCTCCTGGGGATCATCGGCCTCTACATCTCCATCTTCCAGCTGGTCCAGGCCAGTTCTAAGCAAACCACTTCTCGGCACAGCCGCAAACGATCCCTGCGCTTGCTCAAGACTGTGCTGATGATCCTGGGTGCCTTCATCATTTGCTGGAGCCCTCTCTTTGCCCTGATGCTCTTTGATGTGTTCTGTGAGACACAAACCTGCAGACTCCTCCACAGCCTGGACTGGACCTTGGCTCTGGCCATGCTCAACTCGGGCGTTAACCCCATCATTTACTCCCTCCGCAGCGTGGAGGTGCGCCGTGCTGTGGGaagcctgctgtgctgctgctgcctcagggTTGGGCTTTGCAAGCCTGGGGACTGCCTGGTCATCACAGACATCAACTCTGGCTCATCCACAGAGAGCTCCCTGCGCTACCGGGAGAGCTTCCGCAGCTCTGTGGCTCTGAATGCCCGGCCCAGAGCACCTCTCTCCAGCAACTCCAGCATGATGAGCAACCTCCCCAGCCTCTGA